From the genome of Mycoplasma putrefaciens KS1, one region includes:
- a CDS encoding ribulose-phosphate 3-epimerase — protein MKLTPSIYCADLVNLKEEINHLIKAGIDQIHFDVMDGVFVKNYGLSAKLLQDIKKTFVNLKIEVHIMAIDLLDKIKLFKDADYFTFHFNTIKDINQAKQWIKEIKNLGLKPGIALDLNNDFSEIIPLLNDLNQVTFMSIKPGFTGQKFEDQTWNKLAKIKELKAQFSHLKFQIDGGVRWENIKQLIDYGFDWIVVGSMLFSSEDYQKTVQEIKKLELN, from the coding sequence GTGAAACTAACACCTTCAATTTATTGTGCTGATTTAGTTAATTTAAAAGAAGAAATTAATCATCTAATCAAAGCTGGAATTGATCAAATTCATTTTGATGTCATGGATGGGGTATTTGTCAAAAACTATGGTTTAAGCGCTAAACTATTACAAGATATTAAAAAAACTTTTGTTAATTTGAAAATTGAAGTGCACATAATGGCAATTGATTTATTAGATAAAATTAAGTTATTTAAAGATGCTGATTATTTTACATTTCATTTTAATACCATAAAAGATATCAACCAAGCAAAACAATGAATTAAAGAAATCAAAAATCTTGGTTTAAAACCAGGAATTGCTCTTGATTTAAACAATGATTTTTCAGAAATAATACCACTATTAAATGATCTAAATCAAGTTACTTTCATGTCAATAAAACCAGGATTTACTGGTCAAAAATTTGAAGATCAAACTTGAAATAAATTAGCTAAAATTAAAGAATTAAAAGCGCAATTCAGTCATTTAAAATTTCAAATAGATGGTGGAGTTAGATGAGAAAATATTAAACAACTAATTGACTATGGTTTTGATTGAATCGTAGTTGGTTCAATGTTGTTTTCATCTGAAGACTATCAAAAAACAGTTCAAGAAATTAAAAAATTAGAGCTTAATTAG